The following coding sequences lie in one Saccopteryx bilineata isolate mSacBil1 chromosome X, mSacBil1_pri_phased_curated, whole genome shotgun sequence genomic window:
- the LOC136317646 gene encoding uncharacterized protein: MEHSMALKRLKNEFLHISQNPPVGCSAGPIADNIFEWQAIIIGPSGSPYEGGIFTLKMVFPCNYPFKPPKIQFATKIYHPNIDRQGTICMNLLSLDWSPIVTVSKLLQAICSMLSEPVMEDMLVPEITKIYLKDRAKYELLARAYTEKYAI; this comes from the coding sequence ATGGAGCACTCAATGGCCCTAAAACGCCTGAAAAATGAATTCCTTCATATTTCTCAGAATCCCCCAGTGGGTTGCTCTGCAGGGCCAATTGCAGACAACATATTCGAGTGGCAAGCAATTATAATAGGGCCGAGCGGCAGCCCTTACGAAGGAGGAATCTTTACCTTAAAGATGGTTTTTCCATGCAATTACCCCTTTAAACCACCCAAGATTCAATTTGCCACCAAAATTTACCACCCAAATATTGATAGACAAGGGACTATTTGTATGAATCTGCTTAGTTTGGACTGGTCACCAATAGTTACAGTTTCCAAACTACTACAGGCAATCTGCTCCATGCTATCTGAACCTGTCATGGAAGATATGTTGGTTCCAGAAATCACGAAAATCTACTTAAAGGATAGGGCCAAATACGAATTATTAGCTCGAGCGTATACTGAGAAGTACGCCATTTGA